A region from the Coregonus clupeaformis isolate EN_2021a unplaced genomic scaffold, ASM2061545v1 scaf1896, whole genome shotgun sequence genome encodes:
- the LOC121563130 gene encoding LOW QUALITY PROTEIN: ZP domain-containing protein-like (The sequence of the model RefSeq protein was modified relative to this genomic sequence to represent the inferred CDS: inserted 1 base in 1 codon) produces MYLPRFLHPTPHNGEHLHAEVNKELEIRIKAEAIYSTINDVIVSGPLNITNHMTTQGEFVIRWTPIRDNLGEYFPICFITEGLSGSSVYQSEMRCVVVEVGRRNVKAKVVCDETKMTVEVEKSSVTGIHEDHLRLNDPSNSACDLQRLSNSTHIIVVIPLNACGTQIEEDDDNLIFKNEITTFDNPNDIITRHHQVEIQFYCQYAKRGNVSLGFTAHRDSVTVVEKGFGTFTYQFEFYQTSQFTNMVDPRDYPLDVVVKQMIYMDIEAVSTVNNTELFVESCRATPYDNPNYHPTYSIIENGCNVDETVQIFSPRHQRHFQFGMEAFKFIGLHDQVYISCSVILCEAGNPNTRCAQGCVNSTSPSLMATTXRKREAAMQTAKHHISQGPLRLRRRSESSGNGCSLTNMNMVLMAGCIVAAVAMLCGVMLYKAKTSGVKYQPLTAFET; encoded by the exons ATGTACCTGCCCAGGTTCCTGCATCCGACACCACACAACGGAGAGCATCTCCACGCCGAGGTCAACAAAGAGCTGGAGATCAGGATCAAGGCCGAGGCTATATACTCAAC GATTAATGATGTCATCGTCAGTGGACCTCTGAACATCACCAATCACATGACTACCCAAGGGGAGTTTGTCATCCGGTGGACACCCATCCGGGACAATCTGGGGGAGTATTTCCCCATTTGCTTCATCACTGAGGGGCTATCCGG ATCTAGCGTCTATCAGTCTGAGATGAGATGTGTTGTGGTGGAGGTCGGACGCAGAAATG TCAAAGCCAAGGTGGTGTGTGACGAGACCAAGATGACAGTAGAAGTGGAGAAGTCCTCTGTTACTGGAATTCATGAGGACCATCTCCGCCTCAACGATCCCAGTAACTCTGCCTGCGACCTGCAACGCCTCTCCAACAGCACCCACATCATTGTAGTCATCCCCCTCAATGCCTGTGGCACTCAGATAGAG GAGGACGACGACAACCTCATCTTCAAGAACGAAATCACCACCTTCGACAACCCCAACGATATCATCACCAGGCACCACCAGGTGGAGATTCAGTTCTACTGCCAGTACGCCAAACGCGGCAACGTGTCTCTGGGCTTCACGGCACACAGGGACAGCGTCACGGTCGTGGAGAAAGGCTTCGGCACGTTCACCTACCAATTTGAGTTCTACCAGACCAGCCAGTTCACCAATATGGTGGATCCCCGTGACTACCCGTTAGACGTGGTGGTGAAGCAGATGATCTACATGGACATCGAGGCCGTGTCCACTGTGAATAACACTGAGCTCTTCGTGGAGTCCTGCAGAGCGACGCCGTACGACAACCCCAACTACCACCCCACCTACTCCATCATAGAAAACGG GTGCAATGTGGACGAGACGGTTCAAATCTTCTCACCCCGTCACCAGAGGCATTTCCAGTTCGGAATGGAAGCTTTCAAATTCATCGGACTGCACGACCAG GTGTACATCAGCTGTTCAGTGATCCTGTGTGAGGCTGGGAACCCCAACACCCGGTGTGCCCAGGGCTGCGTCAACTCCACCTCCCCCAGCCTGATGGCCACCA ACCGCAAGAGAGAGGCCGCCATGCAAACGGCCAAGCACCACATCTCCCAGGGTCCTTTGCGCCTGAGAAGGCGTTCAGAGAGCTCAGGTAACGGCTGTAGCT TGACCAACATGAACATGGTGTTGATGGCTGGGTGTATCGTAGCAGCCGTTGCCATGCTGTGCGGAGTGATGCTCTACAAGGCCAAAACATCAGGGGTTAAATACCAACCCCTGACAGCATTTGAGACTTAG